In one Streptomyces sp. NBC_01288 genomic region, the following are encoded:
- a CDS encoding SigE family RNA polymerase sigma factor, producing MTTAVCTSASNAAARAAAGAVTRPATRPAARPATRTVTRPAARASQTQPQSQPQAQSPTGTPAPGQARAQTLTYPSFSSYMRARQPVLLRTARSLTANPCDAEDLLQTALTKTYVAWERIEDHRALDGYVRRALLNTRTSQWRKRKVDEFACDELPEPETVGGAEDPAEQQALHDAMWRAIAKLPERQRAMVVLRYYEDLSEVQTAEVLGVSVGTVKSAVSRALGKLREDPELVLAR from the coding sequence ATGACCACAGCAGTCTGCACCAGCGCGTCGAACGCCGCCGCACGGGCCGCCGCCGGAGCCGTCACCAGGCCTGCCACCCGGCCCGCCGCACGGCCTGCCACGCGGACAGTCACCCGGCCCGCCGCGCGGGCCTCGCAGACCCAACCCCAGTCCCAACCTCAGGCCCAGTCCCCGACCGGGACCCCGGCCCCGGGGCAGGCTCGGGCCCAGACGCTCACGTACCCCTCGTTCTCGTCGTACATGAGGGCCAGGCAACCCGTGCTGCTGCGCACCGCGCGGTCGCTGACGGCGAATCCGTGTGACGCGGAGGACCTGTTGCAGACCGCGCTGACCAAGACGTATGTCGCCTGGGAGCGGATCGAGGACCACCGGGCGCTGGACGGTTATGTCCGCCGGGCGCTGCTGAACACGCGGACCTCGCAGTGGCGCAAGCGGAAGGTCGACGAGTTCGCGTGCGACGAGCTGCCCGAGCCGGAGACGGTCGGCGGCGCGGAGGACCCGGCCGAGCAGCAGGCGTTGCACGACGCGATGTGGCGGGCGATCGCGAAGCTGCCGGAGCGACAGCGGGCGATGGTCGTCCTCAGGTACTACGAGGATCTCAGCGAGGTCCAGACGGCCGAGGTGCTCGGGGTGTCCGTGGGCACGGTGAAGTCGGCGGTGTCGCGGGCGCTCGGCAAGCTGCGCGAGGACCCCGAGCTGGTTCTCGCCCGCTAG
- a CDS encoding RNA polymerase sigma factor translates to MTVEPGVRVGQDSDALTSDASVIERSWEKPEAFAVLFDRHADSVHRYAARRLGTEVAEDLMAETFTTAFQQRFRYNTELADARPWLFGIATNLIGRHRRAEARRLKAIGRLPSAARADGSEDPVADRVAARVSAQAVRGELALAMARLPARHRDVLLLVAWADLGYEEVARALEVPVGTVRSRLHRARRKLRDALGGSDPTAFREESDDE, encoded by the coding sequence ATGACCGTCGAACCAGGTGTCAGAGTGGGGCAGGACAGTGACGCCTTGACGAGTGACGCCTCGGTGATCGAACGGTCGTGGGAGAAGCCCGAGGCATTCGCCGTGCTCTTCGACCGCCACGCCGACTCGGTGCACCGTTACGCGGCGCGCCGACTCGGCACGGAGGTCGCCGAGGACCTGATGGCGGAGACGTTCACCACCGCGTTCCAGCAGCGCTTCCGGTACAACACGGAACTGGCCGACGCCCGCCCGTGGTTGTTCGGCATCGCGACCAACCTCATAGGCCGGCACCGGCGCGCCGAGGCCCGACGGCTGAAGGCGATCGGCCGGCTGCCGTCGGCTGCCCGCGCCGACGGTTCCGAGGACCCGGTCGCCGACCGGGTGGCCGCGCGGGTCAGCGCACAGGCCGTACGGGGCGAACTGGCCCTGGCGATGGCCCGGTTGCCCGCCAGGCACCGGGACGTGCTGCTGCTGGTCGCCTGGGCCGACCTCGGCTACGAGGAGGTCGCCCGCGCTCTGGAGGTACCGGTGGGGACGGTCCGGTCACGGCTGCACAGGGCCCGCAGAAAACTTCGCGACGCATTGGGCGGATCCGATCCGACAGCCTTCCGAGAGGAATCCGACGATGAGTGA
- a CDS encoding acyl-CoA dehydrogenase family protein, whose translation MDFTPTEEQAAARDLAARIFGDLATPERLTAAGTDSDPELWKALCAAGLVGAVEELGLLGLVLLLEEQGRTTAQVPFASTCVYGLLAVAAHGSPEQRERLLPGIGDGSVVVCGAFPAQGGVRARGARDAREARGEGQRAFTRGELTGTVPVVPWLRDATHVLVADDRRELWLTPVTEAERVEAVELTAPWSAGRLTLDGASAERLGSYARSSVSPATPSPYTDVLATARIAFAGLQAGVCAGSLARAVAHVNTREQFGRPLATRQAVQLRAADAHMDIEAIRVTAYEAAWRRDAGLPYATHALTAAWWASEAGRRVVHTGQHLHGGAGADLDHPVHRHFLWGRQLDAYLGGGGEMLQELGELIVSEAVRP comes from the coding sequence ATGGACTTCACGCCCACGGAGGAGCAGGCGGCGGCCCGTGATCTGGCCGCCCGGATCTTCGGCGACCTCGCGACACCCGAGCGGCTCACGGCGGCTGGGACGGACAGTGATCCCGAGCTGTGGAAGGCCCTGTGTGCGGCCGGACTGGTGGGCGCCGTCGAGGAGTTGGGCCTGCTCGGCCTCGTGCTCCTCCTGGAGGAACAGGGGCGGACGACGGCCCAGGTGCCCTTCGCGTCGACCTGTGTGTACGGGCTGCTGGCGGTGGCGGCCCATGGTTCGCCCGAGCAGCGGGAGCGGTTGTTGCCGGGGATCGGGGACGGCTCGGTGGTGGTGTGCGGGGCGTTTCCGGCGCAGGGGGGTGTACGGGCGAGGGGTGCGCGGGATGCCCGGGAAGCACGGGGTGAGGGTCAACGGGCCTTCACGCGGGGTGAGTTGACCGGCACGGTCCCCGTCGTCCCCTGGCTGCGTGACGCCACGCATGTCCTGGTCGCCGATGACCGGCGTGAGTTGTGGCTGACCCCGGTCACGGAGGCCGAGCGTGTCGAGGCGGTCGAGCTGACGGCACCTTGGTCGGCGGGGCGACTGACGCTGGACGGGGCGTCGGCGGAGCGGCTCGGGTCCTACGCCCGATCCTCGGTGTCACCCGCAACTCCCTCCCCCTACACCGACGTTCTGGCCACGGCCCGTATCGCCTTCGCCGGGTTGCAGGCCGGGGTGTGTGCCGGTTCGCTCGCTCGGGCTGTGGCGCATGTCAACACTCGGGAGCAGTTCGGGCGTCCGTTGGCGACGCGGCAGGCGGTTCAACTCCGGGCGGCCGACGCGCACATGGACATCGAGGCGATACGCGTGACGGCGTACGAGGCGGCCTGGCGGCGGGATGCGGGGCTGCCGTACGCCACGCACGCGTTGACCGCCGCCTGGTGGGCGTCCGAGGCGGGCCGGCGTGTCGTCCACACGGGTCAGCATCTGCACGGCGGGGCGGGAGCCGACCTGGACCATCCGGTGCACCGGCACTTTCTCTGGGGCCGGCAGCTGGACGCTTATCTGGGTGGCGGGGGCGAAATGCTGCAAGAACTGGGGGAGTTGATCGTGAGTGAGGCGGTGCGGCCATGA
- a CDS encoding CU044_5270 family protein — protein sequence MSEPRDELQLLREWDADTPPLTDPARARALFRLHQAMLTPTTLAPAPAAVRRRPVLRMAVAGVAAAAITTTVLVANESSPRTQPVSASTVLHGAAAEERRLEKPIAPRDDQFIYTKEVIKETPTGGGRTRTYVDESWDSVDGSKRSYVSELGQKQWVPVYAPNQTNWPPTRWTLLKQLPTDPAKLLIALRGGPEKADYNRPMKAADWPITQFFVASLLRTAVLPKGLRSAAYEALATVPGVKVLPDQKDGDGRVGIGIQYVGPPGTPWAKGGRVLVFDAKTYRYLGMHDRRSMGATTYEQWSYLAASAVVDRVMQRP from the coding sequence ATGAGTGAACCGAGGGACGAACTCCAGCTCCTGAGGGAGTGGGACGCGGACACGCCCCCGCTCACGGACCCCGCACGCGCGCGTGCCCTTTTCCGCCTCCACCAGGCGATGCTCACGCCCACCACCCTCGCCCCCGCTCCCGCGGCCGTACGACGCCGTCCGGTGCTGCGGATGGCGGTGGCGGGCGTCGCGGCGGCGGCGATCACCACGACCGTGCTGGTCGCCAACGAGTCCTCACCCCGCACTCAGCCGGTGAGCGCGAGCACCGTGCTGCACGGCGCGGCGGCCGAGGAACGCCGCCTGGAGAAGCCGATCGCCCCGCGCGACGACCAGTTCATCTACACCAAGGAGGTCATCAAGGAGACCCCGACCGGGGGCGGCCGGACCCGGACGTACGTCGACGAGAGCTGGGACTCGGTCGACGGCTCCAAGAGGTCCTACGTCAGCGAGCTGGGCCAGAAGCAGTGGGTCCCGGTGTACGCGCCGAACCAGACCAACTGGCCGCCGACCAGGTGGACCCTGCTCAAGCAACTGCCCACCGATCCGGCCAAGTTGCTGATCGCGCTCCGCGGTGGCCCTGAAAAGGCGGACTACAACAGGCCGATGAAGGCCGCCGACTGGCCGATCACCCAGTTCTTCGTCGCCAGCCTGCTCCGCACCGCCGTCCTGCCGAAGGGGCTCCGCTCCGCGGCCTACGAGGCGCTGGCCACCGTCCCCGGCGTCAAGGTCCTGCCCGACCAGAAGGACGGGGACGGCCGCGTGGGCATCGGCATCCAGTACGTGGGACCCCCCGGAACCCCCTGGGCGAAGGGCGGCCGGGTCCTGGTCTTCGACGCGAAGACGTACCGCTACCTGGGCATGCACGATCGGCGCTCGATGGGCGCGACGACGTACGAACAGTGGTCGTACCTCGCCGCGAGCGCTGTGGTGGACCGGGTGATGCAGCGGCCGTAG
- a CDS encoding bifunctional MaoC family dehydratase N-terminal/OB-fold nucleic acid binding domain-containing protein yields the protein MSTVVDELGARLKTYEGRAAAVAGRGKDPVNEPMIRHWCEVMGDTDPAYVGPDAVAPPTMLQAWTMGGLSGHTGRAGAYDELFDLLDAAGCTSVVATDCEQEYLRPLRPGDEVTFDAVIESVSDRKTTKLGTGYFVTTRMDVRVGPDLAGTHRFRILKYAPARQKEKEEKGEEKREGKGARAWRPRPVVNRDNAGFWEGVERHQLLIQRCTSCGTLRHPWLPGCNACGGLDWDTVEASGEGTVYSYVVMHHPPFPAFDPPYAVGLIELAEGVRIVSNVVGVPYDKVRIGLPVRLEFRRYDEPQGAGDQDGPLVLPVFRVQEGREGGVG from the coding sequence GTGAGCACAGTGGTCGACGAACTGGGGGCGCGGCTCAAGACGTACGAGGGGCGTGCGGCCGCCGTCGCGGGCCGGGGCAAGGACCCCGTCAACGAGCCGATGATCAGGCACTGGTGCGAGGTCATGGGTGACACCGATCCCGCGTACGTGGGCCCGGACGCGGTAGCCCCGCCCACCATGCTCCAGGCGTGGACCATGGGCGGCCTCTCCGGCCACACGGGACGCGCCGGCGCCTACGACGAGCTGTTCGACCTCCTCGACGCGGCGGGCTGCACCTCGGTGGTCGCCACCGACTGCGAGCAGGAGTACCTACGGCCCCTGCGCCCGGGCGACGAGGTCACCTTCGACGCGGTGATCGAGTCGGTGTCCGACCGCAAGACGACGAAGCTGGGGACGGGGTACTTCGTCACGACACGCATGGACGTCCGGGTGGGACCGGACCTAGCCGGCACCCACCGCTTCCGCATCCTCAAGTACGCCCCCGCACGCCAGAAGGAGAAGGAGGAAAAAGGGGAGGAGAAACGGGAGGGGAAGGGGGCCCGCGCGTGGCGGCCCCGGCCCGTCGTCAACCGCGACAACGCCGGCTTCTGGGAGGGCGTGGAGCGACACCAACTCCTCATCCAGCGCTGCACGAGCTGCGGGACGCTGCGCCACCCCTGGCTGCCGGGCTGCAACGCCTGCGGCGGCCTGGACTGGGACACGGTCGAGGCGAGCGGCGAGGGCACGGTCTACTCGTATGTGGTGATGCACCACCCGCCCTTCCCCGCCTTCGATCCTCCCTACGCGGTCGGGCTGATCGAACTCGCCGAGGGTGTGCGGATCGTGAGCAACGTGGTGGGGGTGCCGTACGACAAGGTCCGCATCGGGCTGCCGGTGCGGCTCGAATTCCGGCGGTACGACGAACCTCAGGGGGCCGGCGACCAGGACGGCCCGTTGGTGCTCCCCGTCTTCCGGGTCCAGGAAGGCCGAGAGGGCGGGGTGGGCTGA
- a CDS encoding long-chain fatty acid--CoA ligase has protein sequence MSPREDAVLSTMQDVPLLISRILTHGSTVHGTSQVISWTGEGEPQRRSFAEIGARSAQLAHALREDLGVVDGERSATLMWNNAEHVEAYFAIPAMGAVLHTLNLRLPAEQLAWIVNHAADRVVIVNGSLIPLLAPLLPKLPTVEHIVVSGPGDRTPLDGAHARVHEYEDLIAGKPTTYDWPELDERQAAAMCYTSGTTGDPKGVVFSHRSIYLHSMQVNMTQSMGLTDQDTSLVVVPQFHVNAWGLPHATFMTGVNMLMPDRFLQPAPLAEMIESQRPTHAAAVPTIWQGLLAELTAKPRDVSSLTQVTIGGSACPPALMAAFDKLGMRVCHAWGMTETSPLGTVSRPPAEAVGTEREFEYRLTQGRFPTSVEARLTGPGGERLPWDGESAGELEVRGPWIAGAYYNGQDTEPLRPADKFSEDGWLKTGDVGTISADGFLTLTDRAKDVIKSGGEWISSVDLENALMSHPDITEAAVVAVPDEKWGERPLATVVLREGSTADFTSLRAFLADEAKIAKWQLPERWTIIESVPKTSVGKFDKKVLRRRYAEGDLDVTKL, from the coding sequence ATGTCGCCCCGGGAGGACGCCGTGCTGAGCACCATGCAGGACGTACCGCTGCTGATCTCCAGGATCCTGACCCACGGGTCGACGGTCCACGGAACATCGCAGGTGATCAGCTGGACCGGTGAGGGAGAGCCGCAGCGCCGTTCCTTCGCGGAGATCGGTGCCCGCTCGGCCCAACTGGCGCACGCCCTCCGGGAGGACCTCGGGGTGGTGGACGGCGAGCGTTCGGCCACGCTCATGTGGAACAACGCCGAACACGTCGAGGCCTACTTCGCGATCCCCGCCATGGGCGCGGTGCTGCACACGCTCAACCTCCGTCTTCCGGCGGAGCAGTTGGCCTGGATCGTCAACCACGCGGCGGACCGGGTGGTGATCGTCAACGGTTCGCTGATCCCGCTGCTCGCACCGCTGCTGCCCAAGCTGCCGACGGTCGAGCACATCGTCGTCTCCGGCCCCGGCGACCGCACCCCCCTCGACGGCGCCCACGCGCGCGTGCACGAGTACGAGGACCTCATCGCCGGCAAGCCGACCACGTACGACTGGCCCGAGCTGGACGAACGCCAGGCCGCCGCGATGTGTTACACCTCCGGCACCACGGGTGACCCCAAGGGCGTGGTGTTCAGCCACCGTTCGATCTACCTGCACTCCATGCAGGTCAACATGACCCAGTCGATGGGGCTCACCGACCAGGACACCTCCCTCGTCGTCGTGCCCCAATTCCACGTCAACGCCTGGGGTCTGCCGCACGCCACCTTCATGACCGGCGTGAACATGCTGATGCCGGACCGCTTCCTTCAGCCCGCCCCCCTCGCCGAGATGATCGAGAGCCAGCGCCCCACGCACGCGGCTGCCGTGCCCACCATCTGGCAGGGCCTGCTCGCGGAACTGACCGCGAAGCCCCGTGATGTCTCCTCGCTCACCCAGGTCACCATCGGCGGTTCGGCCTGTCCGCCCGCCCTCATGGCGGCCTTCGACAAGCTGGGCATGCGGGTCTGCCACGCCTGGGGCATGACGGAGACGTCCCCGCTGGGCACGGTCTCGCGCCCGCCGGCCGAGGCGGTCGGTACGGAGCGGGAGTTCGAGTACCGGCTGACGCAGGGCCGTTTCCCGACGAGCGTCGAGGCCCGCCTCACCGGTCCCGGTGGCGAACGGCTGCCCTGGGACGGCGAGTCGGCGGGCGAGCTGGAGGTGCGCGGCCCGTGGATCGCCGGCGCCTACTACAACGGCCAGGACACCGAACCCCTGCGCCCCGCCGACAAGTTCAGCGAGGACGGCTGGCTCAAGACGGGTGACGTCGGCACGATCTCCGCCGACGGTTTCCTCACCCTCACCGATCGCGCCAAGGACGTCATCAAGTCCGGCGGCGAGTGGATCTCCTCCGTCGACCTGGAGAACGCCCTGATGTCCCACCCGGACATCACCGAGGCCGCCGTGGTCGCCGTCCCCGACGAGAAGTGGGGCGAGCGTCCGCTGGCGACGGTCGTCCTGCGGGAGGGTTCCACCGCGGACTTCACCTCCCTGCGCGCCTTCCTCGCCGACGAGGCGAAGATCGCCAAGTGGCAGCTCCCCGAACGCTGGACGATCATCGAGT
- a CDS encoding MaoC family dehydratase — MRAGEELPPLEIEITRTLIVAGAVASRDYQDVHHDAESARQKGSPDIFMNILTTNGLVGRYITDHFGPGAVLRKVAIRLGAPNYPGDTMVLTGRIEETDGDTATVRVLGANGIGRHVTGTVTVTVPRTREAGK; from the coding sequence ATGAGGGCAGGTGAGGAGTTGCCCCCGCTGGAGATAGAGATCACCCGCACCCTGATCGTCGCCGGAGCCGTCGCCTCGCGGGACTACCAGGACGTGCACCACGACGCGGAGTCGGCGCGGCAGAAGGGCTCCCCCGACATCTTCATGAACATCCTGACGACGAACGGTCTCGTCGGGCGTTACATCACGGACCACTTCGGACCGGGAGCGGTCCTCCGCAAGGTGGCGATACGGCTCGGTGCGCCCAACTACCCGGGCGACACGATGGTGTTGACGGGGCGGATCGAGGAGACGGACGGCGACACCGCGACGGTGAGGGTGCTCGGGGCGAACGGCATCGGCAGGCATGTGACCGGCACGGTCACGGTCACCGTGCCGAGGACGAGGGAGGCCGGGAAATGA
- a CDS encoding GNAT family N-acetyltransferase translates to MRPDDWHLTDDVDEFLARAGEFLGSRPTPHTLTLTAIEKIRKRGSEAHGAEAPVFGRLERGGEVEAAFYRVDSRRLNPTSLSPEQADTLAAHLAGLGQCLPGVLSDHDTATTFAEAWQRHTGATSVRSWGARLHRLGTLTPPEPIPEGRGRVAGEQDRDQVVRWCREFCVDVGETVSIDAIDVGDWATSRFGDRHFTFWETPDGIPTSLAAVTSMTAGMVRIDPVYTPAHLRTRGYAGAVTVEVSRAALAAGATDVVLFADPANTTSTALYQRIGFVPVGDFVGYDFLGPARE, encoded by the coding sequence ATGCGACCGGATGACTGGCACCTCACGGATGACGTCGACGAGTTCCTGGCCCGAGCCGGAGAGTTCCTGGGGTCACGCCCCACCCCCCACACCCTGACGCTGACGGCGATCGAGAAAATACGAAAGCGGGGGTCGGAGGCCCACGGCGCAGAGGCCCCCGTGTTCGGCAGACTGGAGCGAGGGGGCGAGGTCGAGGCCGCCTTCTACCGCGTCGACTCCCGCCGCCTGAATCCCACCTCCCTCTCCCCCGAGCAGGCCGACACTCTCGCCGCCCACCTGGCCGGGCTCGGCCAGTGCCTGCCCGGTGTCCTCTCGGACCACGACACCGCCACCACGTTCGCCGAGGCCTGGCAGCGGCACACGGGTGCGACGTCGGTACGCAGTTGGGGTGCCCGTCTCCACCGTCTCGGCACGCTCACCCCACCGGAACCGATCCCGGAAGGCCGGGGTCGAGTCGCGGGTGAGCAAGACCGTGACCAAGTCGTGCGCTGGTGCCGTGAGTTCTGCGTCGACGTCGGAGAGACCGTCTCCATAGACGCCATCGACGTCGGCGACTGGGCCACCTCGCGCTTCGGCGACAGACACTTCACGTTCTGGGAGACCCCTGACGGCATCCCTACTTCCCTGGCGGCTGTCACCTCGATGACCGCCGGCATGGTCCGGATCGACCCCGTCTACACCCCGGCCCACCTCAGGACCCGCGGCTACGCCGGCGCCGTGACGGTCGAGGTGAGCAGAGCCGCACTGGCGGCCGGCGCGACAGACGTCGTCCTGTTCGCCGACCCGGCCAACACCACCAGCACCGCGCTCTACCAGCGCATCGGGTTCGTTCCGGTGGGGGACTTCGTCGGGTACGACTTCTTGGGGCCGGCTCGCGAGTAG
- a CDS encoding bifunctional DNA primase/polymerase, whose amino-acid sequence MATTDRQATTLALAHALSAAERGLAVIPLSRTKLPALRSPHHDDPSPPAGEAGAVNPAGPRCHGECGRLGHGVYDASSDPARIRELFAAAPWATGYGIACGLPPHHLIGIDLDTKSGTDSSSALRELALRHLFTIPETVVVLTPSGGRHLWLTGPPDVVVPNSASRLAPGIDIRGAGGYLVGPGSRTDHGLYGAAPATAHLAPAPCPPSLLRLLLPPPRTNHPTPTSTGQHGQGLVQFVLAAHEGQRNTRLFWAACRAYENDIGPALIDPLVEAALGTGLSEREARATIASAARMTGHRP is encoded by the coding sequence ATGGCCACCACCGACCGGCAGGCCACGACGCTGGCCCTCGCACACGCCCTGTCAGCCGCCGAACGCGGACTGGCCGTGATCCCCCTGTCCCGCACCAAACTCCCGGCCCTGCGCTCACCGCACCACGACGACCCGTCGCCCCCGGCGGGCGAGGCGGGCGCGGTGAACCCGGCAGGCCCGCGCTGCCACGGCGAATGCGGCCGCCTCGGCCACGGGGTGTACGACGCCTCGTCCGACCCGGCGCGCATCCGTGAACTGTTCGCCGCCGCGCCCTGGGCCACCGGTTACGGCATCGCGTGCGGACTGCCGCCGCACCATCTGATCGGCATCGACCTCGACACCAAGTCCGGCACGGACTCCTCGTCCGCCCTGCGCGAACTCGCCCTCCGCCACCTGTTCACGATCCCCGAGACCGTCGTCGTCCTGACCCCCAGCGGCGGCCGCCACCTCTGGCTCACCGGCCCGCCCGACGTGGTCGTCCCCAACTCCGCGAGCCGGCTCGCCCCCGGCATCGACATCCGCGGCGCCGGCGGCTACCTGGTGGGCCCCGGCTCCCGCACGGACCACGGCCTCTACGGCGCCGCCCCGGCCACCGCCCACCTGGCCCCGGCCCCCTGCCCACCCTCGCTCCTGCGCCTCCTGCTCCCCCCGCCCCGCACGAACCACCCCACCCCCACGTCGACCGGCCAACACGGCCAGGGCCTGGTCCAGTTCGTCCTCGCCGCCCACGAGGGCCAACGCAACACCCGCCTCTTCTGGGCGGCCTGCCGCGCCTACGAGAACGACATCGGCCCCGCACTGATCGACCCCCTGGTCGAGGCGGCCCTGGGCACGGGGCTGTCGGAACGTGAAGCGCGGGCGACGATCGCGTCGGCGGCACGGATGACGGGGCATCGGCCGTAG
- a CDS encoding acyl-CoA dehydrogenase family protein, which translates to MHLAPTERQRRLRAELRTYFAALMPDGPPRADDPQGQRALLRRIGGDGWLGLGWPVEYGGQGKGADEQFVFFDEAYRAGVPVSMVTLNTVGPTLMKYGSEEQKAALLPGILRGELVFAIGYSEPSAGTDLASLRTRAVRDERGWLIDGQKIFTSNAHNADWIWLACRTDPEAPKHRGISIVLVPTDAPGFSWTPIETVGGQRTTATYYDGVRVPAGNLVGAENEGWSLITNQLNHERVALAATGMQAEEFYTAVLAAARTPDPVTGRRRVDEPWVRSQLAEAHARLAATRLLNWRLVGDVGAGRLAPGDASGVKVVGTESTVAVYQICQHIAGADGPAGLAGLVRSGSPGAFGDGELERLNRAAQINTFGGGVSEVQREIVATMRLGMTRGRR; encoded by the coding sequence GTGCACCTCGCCCCCACCGAACGCCAGCGGCGGCTGCGCGCCGAACTCCGCACGTACTTCGCCGCGTTGATGCCTGACGGGCCACCCCGCGCGGACGACCCCCAGGGCCAGCGCGCTCTGCTGCGCCGGATCGGCGGCGACGGCTGGCTCGGGCTCGGCTGGCCGGTCGAGTACGGCGGTCAAGGGAAGGGCGCGGACGAGCAGTTCGTGTTCTTCGACGAGGCCTACCGCGCGGGCGTGCCCGTCTCGATGGTCACCCTGAACACCGTCGGACCGACCCTCATGAAGTACGGCAGCGAGGAACAGAAGGCCGCCCTCCTGCCGGGCATCCTGCGCGGGGAACTCGTCTTCGCGATCGGCTACAGCGAACCGTCGGCCGGCACGGATCTCGCGTCCCTGCGCACGCGCGCGGTACGTGACGAGCGGGGCTGGCTGATCGACGGGCAGAAGATCTTCACCTCCAACGCCCACAACGCCGACTGGATCTGGCTCGCCTGCCGCACCGACCCCGAGGCCCCCAAGCACCGCGGCATCTCGATCGTCCTCGTCCCGACCGACGCGCCCGGCTTCTCGTGGACCCCGATCGAGACGGTCGGCGGGCAGCGCACGACGGCCACGTACTACGACGGCGTCCGCGTCCCGGCCGGCAACCTCGTCGGCGCGGAGAACGAGGGCTGGTCCCTCATCACCAACCAGCTCAACCACGAGCGGGTCGCCCTCGCCGCGACCGGAATGCAGGCCGAGGAGTTCTACACCGCCGTGCTCGCCGCCGCCCGCACGCCCGATCCGGTGACGGGACGGCGCCGGGTTGACGAGCCGTGGGTGCGCTCACAACTGGCCGAGGCACATGCCCGGCTGGCGGCAACGCGCCTGCTCAACTGGCGTTTGGTGGGTGATGTCGGGGCCGGCCGGCTGGCGCCCGGCGACGCGAGCGGCGTGAAAGTCGTGGGAACCGAATCGACGGTCGCGGTGTACCAGATATGTCAGCACATCGCCGGGGCGGACGGACCGGCGGGACTGGCAGGACTGGTGCGTTCGGGCTCGCCGGGCGCTTTCGGGGACGGCGAGCTGGAGCGGTTGAACAGGGCGGCACAGATCAACACGTTCGGGGGCGGGGTGAGCGAGGTGCAGCGGGAGATCGTCGCGACGATGCGGCTCGGGATGACGAGGGGGCGGAGGTGA